The Erigeron canadensis isolate Cc75 chromosome 4, C_canadensis_v1, whole genome shotgun sequence genome window below encodes:
- the LOC122595054 gene encoding probable serine/threonine-protein kinase PBL19 produces the protein MYKAFNNKMKCFHYFKDKTKGRGQRSEPILRAESNLSTSEDVSSSKDRVTMSSGSANSKDRVTKSSGSANSPRGIIELYEENAGRLRVFTYAELRQATNDFTRLRKIGEGGFGCVYKGSIKPVDGRGDPIVVAIKKLNRDGFQGHKQWVAEVQFLGVVDHPNLVKLIGYCSMDGERGIQRLLVYEFMPNKSLEDHLFRNSHEALPWQRRLQIMLGAAQGLAYLHEELEAQVIFRDFKTSNILLDEDFNPKLSDFGLAREGPTEGNTHVSTAVMGTHGYAAPDYIETGHLTAKSDVWSFGIVLYEILTGRKSLERNRPKEDQKLLDWVRRYPIDSKKFGIIIDPRLEARYSLTAARKIAKLADSCLLKSAKDRPKMSQVVESLKQIIEVSAEGSPSNKSFKMVDEEPEELAKKPKSKEASESSKRRLTQLAKLSEHVGGVSKKGFMIMHRAKVS, from the exons ATGTACAAAGCTTTCAATAACAAAATGAAGTGTTTTCATTACTTCAAAGACAAAACCAAAGGCAGAGGTCAAAGATCAGAACCAATACTAAGAGCAGAAAGTAATTTGAGCACATCAGAGGATGTATCATCATCTAAGGACAGAGTTACTATGTCCTCAGGATCAGCAAATTCTAAGGATAGAGTTACTAAGTCCTCGGGATCAGCAAATTCGCCACGTGGAATTATAGAATTATACGAAGAAAATGCTGGAAGATTGAGGGTTTTTACGTATGCTGAACTCAGACAAGCGACTAATGATTTCACGAGATTAAGGAAGATTGGAGAAGGTGGATTTGGATGTGTTTATAAAGGCTCAATTAAGCCTGTTGATGGCAGAGGCGATCCCATTGTAGTTGCTATTAAGAAACTCAACAGAGATGGTTTTCAG GGTCACAAACAATGGGTAGCTGAAGTACAATTTCTCGGTGTAGTTGACCACCCAAATTTGGTCAAACTAATCGGATACTGCTCAATGGATGGTGAACGAGGGATCCAACGGTTGTTGGTTTACGAGTTCATGCCAAATAAAAGTCTGGAAGATCACCTCTTTAGGAATTCTCATGAAGCTCTTCCTTGGCAAAGAAGACTACAAATTATGCTTGGAGCAGCACAAGGACTTGCTTATCTGCATGAAGAATTAGAAGCTCAg GTCATATTTCGAGATTTTAAGACATCAAACATTCTATTGGATGAAGATTTTAACCCAAAGCTCTCAGATTTTGGGCTTGCTAGAGAGGGGCCAACAGAGGGTAATACGCATGTCTCAACCGCG GTTATGGGTACGCACGGTTATGCAGCTCCAGACTACATTGAGACGGGCCATCTTACAGCCAAAAGTGATGTGTGGAGTTTTGGTATCGTCTTATACGAGATCCTAACAGGAAGAAAGTCGTTAGAAAGAAACCGCCCTAAAGAAGACCAGAAACTACTAGATTGGGTAAGACGGTATCCAATCGACAGTAAAAAGTTTGGAATTATTATAGACCCTAGACTCGAAGCCCGATACTCACTCACTGCTGCAAGGAAGATTGCAAAGCTAGCTGATAGTTGTTTGCTAAAGAGTGCAAAAGACCGCCCTAAAATGAGTCAAGTTGTGGAATCTTTGAAGCAAATAATAGAAGTCTCGGCTGAAGGAAGCCCATCAAACAAGAGTTTCAAGATGGTTGACGAAGAGCCAGAAGAGTTGGCCAAAAAACCAAAGTCAAAGGAAGCTTCAGAGTCGTCGAAGAGAAGGTTGACTCAGTTGGCTAAGTTGAGTGAACATGTAGGGGGAGTCAGCAAGAAAGGATTTATGATAATGCATAGAGCTAAAGTGTCTTGA
- the LOC122597896 gene encoding vacuolar sorting protein 3-like isoform X2: MATKPMIKSRSILEPISQFNLSSSSSIRSLSLFSPNSHIYVGTLSGNLILLSINSNNGKYEVKYVRHMLVSDCEVESIHIFSEIEKLLVVSDGFIHFLDFELLKPVKKISALKGVSVVARRFRSNGYGPFSKLSVGNGEAGDRVGGSGFLQRFGGSGGGGRANGGGNDLPIDDNCVFVAAVGKKLVIVGLVGRSEENSYSSVAGSLVTLKEIVCVDVVKDVVWVDDSIVVGCSSGYYLCSCVTGQCGLIFSLPDVSSTPRLKVLKKDYKVLMMVDNVAIIVDLHGQPVGGSLVFHGSPDGIGELGSSVVAIRSGKMELYVKKTGNCVQKIVVAEGGGRCVITDDEDGTGKMVVVATSDKVICYLKVPAEEQIKDFLRKKDFTEATSLAEELHDDGDITRETFSLVHAQVGFLLMFDLHFEEAVNHFLLSETLQPSEIFPFIMPDPNRWSLLVPRNRYWGLHPPPSPLESVIDNGIMAIQRAIFLKKVGMETAVDDEFLLNLPNRDDLLNSAITNLIRYLKASREKDLTSSVREGVDTLLMYLYRALNLVDEMEGLASSENWCIVEELEKLLNDSGHLRTLAFLCESKGMSYKALAIWRILARNYSSGYWKDPTQTNKKQEVGVNLISGKETAATEASRILEKLSDQDLILQHLGWIADINQVLVVQVLTSEKRSHQLSPEEVIAAIDPKKTEILQRYLQWLIEDQDSDDPQFHTSYALLLTNSALETYETESPSKKINDLQAERHSIFQNPVRERLQVFLQSSDLYDPEEVLVLIEESELWMEKAIVYRKLGQETLVLQILAVKLEDNNAAEHYCAEIGRPDAYMQLVA, encoded by the exons ATGGCTACAAAACCCATGATCAAATCTCGCTCAATTTTAGAACCCATTTCACAATTCAAtctatcttcatcatcatcaattcgATCTTTATCACTTTTTTCTCCAAATTCCCATATCTATGTTGGCACACTTTCTGGTAATCTCATCTTACTTTCTATTAATAGTAATAATGGAAAATATGAAGTTAAATATGTAAGGCATATGTTAGTTAGTGATTGTGAAGTagaatctatacatatatttagtGAAATTGAGAAGCTTTTAGTTGTTTCAGATGGGTTTAtacattttcttgattttgagtTACTTAAGCCTGTTAAAAAGATTAGTGCTTTGAAAGGTGTTAGTGTTGTTGCTAGGAGGTTTAGGAGTAATGGGTATGGCCCGTTTTCGAAGTTGTCCGTGGGGAATGGCGAGGCCGGGGACCGGGTTGGTGGGTCGGGTTTTTTGCAAAGgtttggtggtagtggtggtggtgggaggGCGAATGGTGGTGGGAATGATTTGCCTATTGATGATAATTGTGTTTTTGTGGCGGCGGTTGGGAAGAAGTTGGTTATAGTGGGACTTGTTGGTAGGAGTGAGGAGAATAGTTATAGTAGTGTTGCAGGGTCACTTGTGACGTTGAAAGAGATAGTATGTGTTGATGTAGTTAAGGAtgtggtttgggttgatgattCGATTGTTGTTGGTTGTTCGAGTGGTTACTATTTGTGTTCGTGTGTTACGGGTCAATGTGGGTTGATATTTTCGTTGCCGGATGTGTCTAGTACGCCACGGCTTAAGGTTTTAAAGAAAGATTATAAGGTTCTTATGATGGTTGATAATGTTGCGATTATTGTTGATTTACACGGGCAACCGGTTGGTGGAAGTTTGGTGTTTCATGGATCTCCAGATGGTATTGGTGAATTGGGGTCGAGTGTGGTTGCTATTCGCAGTGGGAAGATGGAGTTGTATGTTAAGAAAACGGGGAATTGTGTTCAGAAAATTGTGGTCGCCGAGGGGGGCGGTCGGTGTGTTATaacagatgatgaagatggaaCTGGAAAGATGGTGGTGGTTGCAACATCAGACAAG GTTATTTGCTACTTGAAAGTACCTGCTGAAGAACAAATTAAGGATTTTTTGAGAAAGAAGGATTTCACGGAGGCTACTTCCTTAGCTGAGGAGCTTCATGATGATGGTGATATTACCAGGGAAACTTTCTCACTTGTTCATGCTCAAGTAGGATTCTTGTTGATGTTTGACTTGCATTTTGAGGAAGCAGTGAATCACTTTCTACTATCTGAAACACTTCAGCCTTCTGAAATATTTCCATTCATCATGCCAGATCCAAACCGTTGGTCATTACTG GTACCTAGGAATCGTTATTGGGGTTTACACCCTCCACCTTCCCCTCTTGAGAGTGTTATTGACAATGGAATAATGGCTATTCAAAGAGCCATCTTTCTTAAAAAAGTAGGAATGGAGACAGCCGTGGATGATGAGTTTCTTTTGAATCTTCCAAATAGAGATGATTTATTGAACTCCGCAATCACAAATTTAATCAG GTATTTAAAAGCTTCACGTGAGAAAGACCTGACATCCTCTGTCAGGGAGGGAGTTGACACACTATTAATGTATCTCTATAGAGCTTTGAATCTTGTCGATGAAATGGAGGGGCTTGCATCTTCTGAAAACTGGTGTATAGTG GAGGAGTTGGAAAAGTTACTGAATGATTCGGGGCATTTAAGGACACTTGCTTTCCTTTGTGAAAGCAAAGGGATGAGCTACAAGGCCCTTGCAATTTGGAGAATATTGGCAAGAAACTATTCATCTGGCTACTGGAAGGACCctacacaaacaaacaaaaagcaAGAAGTAGGTGTAAATCTTATCTCAGGCAAAGAGACTGCAGCCACTGAAGCTTCAAGGATTCTTGAGAAACTATCTGACCAAGATCTGATACTGCAACATCTTGGATGG ATTGCAGATATCAACCAGGTGCTTGTTGTTCAAGTGTTGACATCTGAAAAACGGAGTCATCAACTTTCACCAG AAGAAGTAATTGCTGCAATTGATCCAAAGAAAACCGAGATTCTTCAGAG ATATCTTCAGTGGTTGATTGAAGATCAAGACTCTGATGATCCTCAGTTCCATACATCATATGCTCTGTTACTTACCAACTCAGCACTTGAAACTTATGAAACTGAAAGTCCATCGAAGAAGATCAACGATTTACAGGCAGAAAGGCATTCGATATTCCAAAATCCGGTTAGAGAGAGATTACAAGTCTTTTTACAATCTTCGGACTTGTATGATCCTGAAGAGGTTCTTGTTTTGATTGAAGAATCGGAGTTATGGATGGAGAAG GCTATTGTTTATCGAAAACTAGGGCAAGAAACATTGGTGCTCCAAATCCTGGCcgt GAAATTGGAGGACAATAACGCTGCTGAACACTATTGTGCCGAAATTGGTAGACCAGATGCCTATATGCAGTTG GTTGCTTGA
- the LOC122597896 gene encoding vacuolar sorting protein 3-like isoform X1 — MATKPMIKSRSILEPISQFNLSSSSSIRSLSLFSPNSHIYVGTLSGNLILLSINSNNGKYEVKYVRHMLVSDCEVESIHIFSEIEKLLVVSDGFIHFLDFELLKPVKKISALKGVSVVARRFRSNGYGPFSKLSVGNGEAGDRVGGSGFLQRFGGSGGGGRANGGGNDLPIDDNCVFVAAVGKKLVIVGLVGRSEENSYSSVAGSLVTLKEIVCVDVVKDVVWVDDSIVVGCSSGYYLCSCVTGQCGLIFSLPDVSSTPRLKVLKKDYKVLMMVDNVAIIVDLHGQPVGGSLVFHGSPDGIGELGSSVVAIRSGKMELYVKKTGNCVQKIVVAEGGGRCVITDDEDGTGKMVVVATSDKVICYLKVPAEEQIKDFLRKKDFTEATSLAEELHDDGDITRETFSLVHAQVGFLLMFDLHFEEAVNHFLLSETLQPSEIFPFIMPDPNRWSLLVPRNRYWGLHPPPSPLESVIDNGIMAIQRAIFLKKVGMETAVDDEFLLNLPNRDDLLNSAITNLIRYLKASREKDLTSSVREGVDTLLMYLYRALNLVDEMEGLASSENWCIVEELEKLLNDSGHLRTLAFLCESKGMSYKALAIWRILARNYSSGYWKDPTQTNKKQEVGVNLISGKETAATEASRILEKLSDQDLILQHLGWIADINQVLVVQVLTSEKRSHQLSPEEVIAAIDPKKTEILQRYLQWLIEDQDSDDPQFHTSYALLLTNSALETYETESPSKKINDLQAERHSIFQNPVRERLQVFLQSSDLYDPEEVLVLIEESELWMEKAIVYRKLGQETLVLQILAVKLEDNNAAEHYCAEIGRPDAYMQLLDIYLNPTDGKKPMFKAAVRLLHNHGESLDPLQVLERLSPNMPLQLASDTILKMLRARCHHHYQGQVVHRLSRAVNVDANLARLEERSRLVQINDESQCDSCHARLGTKLFAMYPDDTIVCYKCFRRLGESTSVTGRDFNNDPVFKPGWLVTD, encoded by the exons ATGGCTACAAAACCCATGATCAAATCTCGCTCAATTTTAGAACCCATTTCACAATTCAAtctatcttcatcatcatcaattcgATCTTTATCACTTTTTTCTCCAAATTCCCATATCTATGTTGGCACACTTTCTGGTAATCTCATCTTACTTTCTATTAATAGTAATAATGGAAAATATGAAGTTAAATATGTAAGGCATATGTTAGTTAGTGATTGTGAAGTagaatctatacatatatttagtGAAATTGAGAAGCTTTTAGTTGTTTCAGATGGGTTTAtacattttcttgattttgagtTACTTAAGCCTGTTAAAAAGATTAGTGCTTTGAAAGGTGTTAGTGTTGTTGCTAGGAGGTTTAGGAGTAATGGGTATGGCCCGTTTTCGAAGTTGTCCGTGGGGAATGGCGAGGCCGGGGACCGGGTTGGTGGGTCGGGTTTTTTGCAAAGgtttggtggtagtggtggtggtgggaggGCGAATGGTGGTGGGAATGATTTGCCTATTGATGATAATTGTGTTTTTGTGGCGGCGGTTGGGAAGAAGTTGGTTATAGTGGGACTTGTTGGTAGGAGTGAGGAGAATAGTTATAGTAGTGTTGCAGGGTCACTTGTGACGTTGAAAGAGATAGTATGTGTTGATGTAGTTAAGGAtgtggtttgggttgatgattCGATTGTTGTTGGTTGTTCGAGTGGTTACTATTTGTGTTCGTGTGTTACGGGTCAATGTGGGTTGATATTTTCGTTGCCGGATGTGTCTAGTACGCCACGGCTTAAGGTTTTAAAGAAAGATTATAAGGTTCTTATGATGGTTGATAATGTTGCGATTATTGTTGATTTACACGGGCAACCGGTTGGTGGAAGTTTGGTGTTTCATGGATCTCCAGATGGTATTGGTGAATTGGGGTCGAGTGTGGTTGCTATTCGCAGTGGGAAGATGGAGTTGTATGTTAAGAAAACGGGGAATTGTGTTCAGAAAATTGTGGTCGCCGAGGGGGGCGGTCGGTGTGTTATaacagatgatgaagatggaaCTGGAAAGATGGTGGTGGTTGCAACATCAGACAAG GTTATTTGCTACTTGAAAGTACCTGCTGAAGAACAAATTAAGGATTTTTTGAGAAAGAAGGATTTCACGGAGGCTACTTCCTTAGCTGAGGAGCTTCATGATGATGGTGATATTACCAGGGAAACTTTCTCACTTGTTCATGCTCAAGTAGGATTCTTGTTGATGTTTGACTTGCATTTTGAGGAAGCAGTGAATCACTTTCTACTATCTGAAACACTTCAGCCTTCTGAAATATTTCCATTCATCATGCCAGATCCAAACCGTTGGTCATTACTG GTACCTAGGAATCGTTATTGGGGTTTACACCCTCCACCTTCCCCTCTTGAGAGTGTTATTGACAATGGAATAATGGCTATTCAAAGAGCCATCTTTCTTAAAAAAGTAGGAATGGAGACAGCCGTGGATGATGAGTTTCTTTTGAATCTTCCAAATAGAGATGATTTATTGAACTCCGCAATCACAAATTTAATCAG GTATTTAAAAGCTTCACGTGAGAAAGACCTGACATCCTCTGTCAGGGAGGGAGTTGACACACTATTAATGTATCTCTATAGAGCTTTGAATCTTGTCGATGAAATGGAGGGGCTTGCATCTTCTGAAAACTGGTGTATAGTG GAGGAGTTGGAAAAGTTACTGAATGATTCGGGGCATTTAAGGACACTTGCTTTCCTTTGTGAAAGCAAAGGGATGAGCTACAAGGCCCTTGCAATTTGGAGAATATTGGCAAGAAACTATTCATCTGGCTACTGGAAGGACCctacacaaacaaacaaaaagcaAGAAGTAGGTGTAAATCTTATCTCAGGCAAAGAGACTGCAGCCACTGAAGCTTCAAGGATTCTTGAGAAACTATCTGACCAAGATCTGATACTGCAACATCTTGGATGG ATTGCAGATATCAACCAGGTGCTTGTTGTTCAAGTGTTGACATCTGAAAAACGGAGTCATCAACTTTCACCAG AAGAAGTAATTGCTGCAATTGATCCAAAGAAAACCGAGATTCTTCAGAG ATATCTTCAGTGGTTGATTGAAGATCAAGACTCTGATGATCCTCAGTTCCATACATCATATGCTCTGTTACTTACCAACTCAGCACTTGAAACTTATGAAACTGAAAGTCCATCGAAGAAGATCAACGATTTACAGGCAGAAAGGCATTCGATATTCCAAAATCCGGTTAGAGAGAGATTACAAGTCTTTTTACAATCTTCGGACTTGTATGATCCTGAAGAGGTTCTTGTTTTGATTGAAGAATCGGAGTTATGGATGGAGAAG GCTATTGTTTATCGAAAACTAGGGCAAGAAACATTGGTGCTCCAAATCCTGGCcgt GAAATTGGAGGACAATAACGCTGCTGAACACTATTGTGCCGAAATTGGTAGACCAGATGCCTATATGCA GTTGCTTGATATCTATCTAAACCCCACAGATGGCAAGAAGCCAATGTTCAAAGCTGCTGTTCGGCTTCTTCATAATCATGGAGAATCACTTGATCCTCTGCAAGTTCTTGAG AGATTATCCCCAAATATGCCTTTACAACTTGCTTCTGATACAATATTAAAAATGCTAAGAGCTCGTtgtcatcatcattatcaaggACAA GTTGTCCATCGTTTATCCCGAGCTGTTAACGTTGACGCAAATTTAGCAAGATTAGAGGAAAGGTCCCGACTTGTGCAAATTAACGATGAGAGTCAATGTGATTCTTGTCACGCGAGACTTGGAACAAAGTTATTTGCAATGTATCCCGATGACACCATAGTTTGTTACAAG TGTTTCCGACGCCTGGGAGAGTCCACATCTGTAACAGGTCGTGACTTCAATAATGACCCTGTCTTCAAACCAGGCTGGCTTGTTACCGACTGA
- the LOC122595053 gene encoding pentatricopeptide repeat-containing protein At1g63330-like codes for MSAIVRRRSHIILIKVCNSLISNITPKLSSVYQCSYCFNTLSNSQKKHDFLDDFTPFKNTQIEDYALNVTEKHKLVLGLGFMIKSGQEFVLKEFSHQFCPFLLVKIMTLFKNQYGSVAFFKLVFRGDRSDRLLKLCCVVCHVLAMQGFRFVAQNVLSWVLLRIGVCRSWEMMELMWRGHFGYESDYSVLDTLMRVFVNVDMDRQALEVLRRMRWIGLQPGLSALSVLFRLLIRVGDYGSVWKLFRDMVRKGPRPSNILFNVMIHGFCKKGEVRTGESLLQLMSKFSCEPDVYTYNILINAYCIRGQTLDALSWVQTMVEKGCTPSTSTFSTIISALGKEGNIVEARNVFDEMQFMGVSPNTTVYNALMDGFVKAREIDQANMLFEEMKNNDVKADGVTFNILVAGYYKYGRDEYVEYLLRDLAMSGLLPDYALPDVSVAKLCWAGRPDEASELLEDTLKKGLPLTVIAFNSIISAYSKNGLQKKAFDMYRMMIKSGVNPSSSTCNSLLMCLSRNGRLQEAEELMYNMREKEFPVNRVSFTILVNGYFKGGDVMGAQRLWLFMNTISMAPDAVATSAFVDGLSKAGLVDEAYDVFLAMKNKGLVPNNFTYNSLIAGFCNCGKVNEALKLEKEMRQRGLLPDLYTNNIIINGYCKQGRMESAIQTFMHMHHFGLVPDIVTYNTLIGGYCKGLDMINADNLVYKMYNSGWDPDVTTYNIRMHGFCRSRRMNRGVLVFNELLSSGIVPNTITYNTMLNAVCYDILDRAMILTARLLKMAFVPNIATTNLLLSHLRKQGLPERTLMWGQHLRQISLKFDEITYRILERADRDIKENAVYYRETSGKSLFLDFLMYLTYDYLYRNRLYDDIDTSAVRMFNNGSSRSLEETTCVHQQPMLEANK; via the coding sequence ATGTCTGCTATTGTGCGTCGCCGCTCACACATCATTCTCATTAAGGTCTGCAACTCTTTAATTTCCAATATTACCCCTAAACTTTCTTCAGTTTACCAATGCTCATATTGTTTCAATACTTTATCAAATTCCCAAAAAAAGCATGATTTTTTGGATGATTTTACACCTTTTAAGAATACCCAGATTGAAGATTATGCTTTAAATGTAACTGAGAAGCATAAATTAgtattagggttagggtttatgaTCAAAAGTGGCCAAGAATTTGTGTTAAAGGAGTTTTCTCATCAGTTTTGCCCTTTTTTGTTAGTAAAGATTATGACTTTATTCAAAAACCAATATGGGTCCGTTGCGTTTTTTAAGCTCGTGTTCCGGGGAGATCGTTCGGATAGATTACTTAAGTTGTGTTGCGTTGTTTGTCATGTTTTGGCTATGCAAGGTTTTAGGTTTGTAGCACAAAATGTGTTATCATGGGTTTTGTTGAGGATTGGAGTATGTAGAAGTTGGGAAATGATGGAATTGATGTGGAGAGGGCATTTTGGGTACGAGTCGGATTATTCGGTTCTTGATACACTTATGAGGGTTTTTGTGAATGTTGATATGGATAGGCAGGCATTGGAGGTTTTGAGGAGGATGAGATGGATTGGTTTGCAGCCGGGCTTGTCTGCGCTTTCGGTTCTTTTTAGGTTGTTGATTAGAGTAGGTGATTATGGAAGTGTTTGGAAGTTATTTAGAGATATGGTTAGGAAAGGTCCCCGTCCTTCgaatattttgtttaatgtgATGATTCATGGGTTTTGTAAGAAGGGGGAAGTTCGAACGGGAGAGAGTTTATTACAGTTAATGAGTAAGTTTTCATGTGAACCAGATGTTTATACGTATAACATTTTGATTAATGCTTATTGCATACGTGGACAAACTTTGGATGCTTTGAGTTGGGTGCAGACGATGGTTGAAAAGGGTTGTACTCCTAGTACTTCCACTTTTAGCACAATTATTAGTGCCTTGGGTAAGGAGGGTAACATTGTGGAAGCAAGAAACGTTTTTGATGAAATGCAATTTATGGGTGTGTCGCCAAATACTACGGTTTACAATGCGTTGATGGATGGCTTTGTTAAAGCTCGAGAAATTGATCAGGCAAATATGCTTtttgaagaaatgaaaaataatgatgttAAGGCTGATGGTGTGACATTTAACATTTTGGTTGCAGGGTATTATAAATACGGGCGAGATGAGTACGTGGAATATTTGTTAAGAGATTTAGCAATGTCTGGTTTGCTTCCAGATTATGCTTTACCTGACGTATCAGTGGCAAAATTATGCTGGGCGGGACGACCTGATGAGGCCTCTGAACTTCTAGAAGACACGCTCAAGAAGGGCTTACCCCTTACAGTAATTGCTTTCAATTCAATAATTTCTGCTTATAGCAAAAATGGATTACAAAAGAAGGCATTTGACATGTATCGTATGATGATTAAATCTGGTGTAAACCCTTCATCTTCCACGTGTAATTCTCTGCTCATGTGTTTGTCAAGGAATGGTAGGCTGCAGGAAGCAGAGGAGCTCATGTATAATATGAGAGAAAAAGAATTTCCAGTCAATAGAGTGTCTTTCACTATTCTTGTAAACGGATACTTCAAAGGCGGGGATGTAATGGGTGCTCAAAGATTATGGCTTTTCATGAACACTATAAGTATGGCCCCGGATGCTGTTGCAACTTCTGCATTTGTTGATGGGTTATCTAAAGCGGGTCTTGTTGATGAGGCATATGATGTGTTTCTAGCAATGAAGAATAAAGGGCTTGTGCCAAATAATTTCACTTACAATTCTTTAATTGCTGGTTTTTGTAATTGTGGAAAAGTAAACGAGGCATTGAAGTTGGAGAAGGAGATGAGACAAAGGGGTCTTTTACCtgatttgtatactaataatatCATCATTAACGGGTACTGTAAACAGGGAAGGATGGAGTCTGCTATTCAGACCTTTATGCACATGCATCATTTTGGGTTGGTTCCAGATATCGTTACTTATAACACTTTGATAGGTGGATACTGCAAAGGACTTGATATGATCAATGCAGATAATCTTGtttataaaatgtataatagTGGGTGGGACCCTGATGTTACCACATATAACATTCGGATGCATGGTTTTTGTCGCAGTCGAAGGATGAATCGAGGTGTATTGGTGTTTAATGAGCTTCTTTCATCTGGTATTGTTCCAAATACAATAACATATAACACAATGTTGAATGCTGTTTGCTATGATATACTTGATCGAGCTATGATCTTGACTGCAAGATTGCTTAAGATGGCTTTTGTTCCCAATATTGCGACAACCAATTTGTTATTGTCACATCTTCGTAAGCAAGGATTGCCAGAAAGGACTCTGATGTGGGGGCAGCATTTAAGGCAGATAAGCCTTAAATTTGATGAAATAACGTATAGAATTCTGGAAAGAGCTGATCGTGACATAAAAGAAAATGCTGTATATTATAGAGAAACATCTGGAAAAAGCCTTTTTCTTGACTTCCTTATGTATCTTACTTATGATTATTTGTACAGAAATAGGCTTTACGATGACATAGATACTTCCGCTGTAAGAATGTTCAACAATGGATCTAGTAGGTCCTTAGAAGAGACTACTTGTGTTCATCAGCAACCAATGTTAGAAGCCAACAAGTGA